The following proteins come from a genomic window of Yinghuangia sp. ASG 101:
- a CDS encoding NtaA/DmoA family FMN-dependent monooxygenase (This protein belongs to a clade of FMN-dependent monooxygenases, within a broader family of flavin-dependent oxidoreductases, the luciferase-like monooxygenase (LMM) family, some of whose members use coenzyme F420 rather than FMN.): MSKPLKQIHLGAHFPGVNNTTVWSDPRAGSHIDFASFVHFARTAERAKFDLVFLAEGLRLREQHGRIHDLDVVGRPDTFTVLAALAAVTERVGLAGTINSTFNEPYEVARQFASLDHLSEGRAAWNVVTSWDAFTGENFRRGGYLPREQRYERARAFLETAHELFDSWHGDEIAADKQTGTFLRTPDAGRFAHHDAHFAISGRFNVPRGPQGRPVILQAGDSDEGREFAASSADAIFSRHPGLAEGQAFYRDVKGRLARHGRRRDDLKILPAATFVLGDTDADAEERARVVSRQQFGDRTTIAFLERVWNRDLSDHDPDGPLPTVDPTPDGTPLSQGRADRLAAEQALRTATQWRELADAQGLSSRELLIAVHGRHSFVGSPSTVARAINDLVQNDAADGVILAPHITPTGIDEFADTVVPLLQERGVFRTEYTGTTLRDHLDLPPAPRRTPPAQHAQPVPSPL, translated from the coding sequence ATGAGCAAGCCCCTCAAGCAGATCCACCTCGGCGCGCACTTCCCCGGCGTCAACAACACCACCGTGTGGAGCGACCCGCGGGCCGGCAGCCACATCGACTTCGCGTCGTTCGTCCACTTCGCGCGGACCGCCGAACGCGCCAAGTTCGACCTGGTGTTCCTCGCCGAGGGACTGCGGCTGCGCGAACAACACGGCCGCATCCACGACTTGGACGTCGTGGGCCGCCCCGACACGTTCACCGTCCTCGCGGCGCTCGCCGCCGTCACCGAACGCGTCGGCCTCGCCGGGACGATCAACTCGACGTTCAACGAACCGTACGAGGTGGCACGCCAGTTCGCGAGCCTCGACCACCTCTCGGAGGGCCGAGCCGCGTGGAACGTCGTCACGTCCTGGGACGCGTTCACCGGCGAGAACTTCCGGCGCGGCGGCTACCTCCCGCGCGAGCAACGCTACGAGCGCGCCCGCGCGTTCCTGGAGACGGCCCACGAACTGTTCGACTCGTGGCACGGCGACGAAATCGCCGCCGACAAACAGACCGGGACCTTCCTGCGCACCCCCGACGCGGGACGGTTCGCGCACCACGACGCGCACTTCGCCATCAGTGGCCGGTTCAACGTGCCGCGGGGCCCGCAGGGCCGCCCGGTGATCCTCCAGGCCGGAGACTCCGACGAGGGCCGCGAGTTCGCCGCGTCGTCCGCGGACGCGATCTTCAGCAGGCACCCCGGCCTCGCCGAGGGCCAGGCCTTCTACCGCGACGTCAAAGGCCGCCTGGCCCGCCACGGCCGCCGCCGCGACGACCTCAAGATCCTCCCCGCCGCGACGTTCGTCCTCGGCGACACCGACGCCGACGCGGAGGAACGGGCCCGGGTCGTCTCCCGGCAGCAGTTCGGCGACCGCACCACGATCGCCTTCCTCGAACGCGTCTGGAACCGCGACCTGTCCGACCACGACCCCGACGGGCCCCTGCCGACCGTCGACCCCACCCCCGACGGCACGCCCCTGTCCCAGGGCCGAGCCGACCGCCTCGCGGCCGAACAGGCGCTGCGGACCGCCACGCAGTGGCGCGAACTCGCCGACGCTCAGGGCCTGTCGAGCCGCGAACTCCTCATCGCCGTGCACGGCCGCCACTCCTTCGTCGGCAGCCCGTCCACCGTCGCCCGCGCGATCAACGACCTCGTCCAGAACGACGCCGCGGACGGCGTGATCCTGGCCCCCCACATCACGCCGACCGGCATCGACGAATTCGCCGACACCGTCGTGCCGCTCCTCCAGGAACGAGGAGTCTTCCGCACCGAATACACCGGCACCACCCTCCGCGACCACCTCGACCTGCCCCCCGCCCCCCGACGCACCCCACCCGCCCAGCACGCCCAACCGGTGCCTTCGCCACTCTGA
- a CDS encoding LLM class flavin-dependent oxidoreductase, whose protein sequence is MTENPAPPTHLHLAVALTDAGWHPAAWREPDARPDELFTAGYWADLVREAEHGLLDFVTIEDSLGTQSDHHRLPDDRTDRVRGRLDAVLIAARVSPLTTRVGLVPTAVVSHTEPFHLSKAIATLDYVSSGRAGVRVQLSSRPHEIALFGRRTPADVDLADFDSPAVQAYVAEGFAETADYVEVLRRLWDSWEDDAEIRDAATGRFIDRDKLHYINFRGRWFDVKGPSITPRPPQGQPPVTALVHAPVGHGLLARNADIGYITPHTTDEARATVDAVRALAAAEGYGGRPPHIFGDLVVFLDDTADRARARRDRLDTVAGTAYTSDTQIFTGTPAQLADLLQDRHRAGLSGFRLRPATLPHDLTAITRGLVPELQRRGVFRTAYTARTLRGHLGLPRPANRYAAA, encoded by the coding sequence ATGACCGAGAACCCGGCACCCCCCACCCACCTCCACCTCGCCGTCGCCCTCACCGACGCCGGATGGCACCCCGCCGCGTGGCGCGAGCCCGACGCCCGCCCCGACGAGCTGTTCACCGCCGGCTACTGGGCCGACCTGGTCCGCGAAGCCGAGCACGGCCTCCTCGACTTCGTCACGATCGAGGACTCCCTCGGCACCCAATCCGACCACCACCGGCTGCCCGACGACCGCACCGACCGGGTGCGCGGACGCCTCGACGCCGTCCTCATAGCCGCCCGCGTCTCCCCCCTGACCACACGGGTCGGGCTCGTCCCCACCGCCGTGGTCTCCCACACCGAGCCCTTCCACCTGTCCAAGGCCATCGCCACACTCGACTACGTCTCCTCCGGCCGCGCGGGCGTCCGCGTCCAACTGTCGTCGCGCCCCCACGAGATCGCGCTGTTCGGCCGGCGCACCCCCGCCGACGTCGACCTCGCCGACTTCGACTCCCCGGCGGTCCAGGCGTACGTCGCGGAAGGCTTCGCCGAAACCGCGGACTACGTCGAGGTCCTGCGCCGCCTCTGGGACAGCTGGGAGGACGACGCCGAGATCCGCGACGCCGCCACCGGCCGCTTCATCGACCGCGACAAACTGCACTACATCAACTTCCGGGGCCGCTGGTTCGACGTCAAGGGCCCGTCCATCACCCCGCGCCCGCCGCAGGGGCAGCCACCGGTCACCGCCCTCGTCCACGCCCCGGTCGGACACGGCCTGCTCGCCCGGAACGCCGACATCGGCTACATCACCCCGCACACCACGGACGAAGCCCGCGCGACCGTCGACGCCGTCCGCGCCCTGGCCGCCGCCGAAGGGTACGGCGGCCGACCGCCGCACATCTTCGGCGACCTGGTGGTCTTCCTCGACGACACCGCCGACCGGGCGCGCGCCCGCAGGGACCGCCTCGACACCGTCGCCGGAACCGCCTACACCAGCGACACCCAGATCTTCACCGGCACCCCCGCGCAGCTCGCGGACCTCCTCCAGGACCGGCACCGCGCCGGACTGTCCGGCTTCCGGCTGCGCCCCGCCACCCTGCCGCACGACCTGACCGCGATCACCCGGGGGCTCGTCCCGGAGCTCCAGCGCCGCGGCGTGTTCCGCACCGCGTACACCGCCCGCACGCTGCGCGGACACCTCGGCCTGCCGCGTCCGGCCAACCGCTACGCGGCAGCCTGA
- a CDS encoding LLM class flavin-dependent oxidoreductase, translated as MKFLIANLIANVPDPHTGETTPTHQKLREVVDTAVLAEELGFAGYGIGERHGGVSLASSPAVLLAAVAERTSRIKLFTTLTVISISDPVRVAEDYATVDQLSRGRLQLMVGKGNDPRHFPLFGLDEERQWEYQEEKFQLLRRLWYEENVTWSGRFRSPLTDVTTLPRPYARPRIWHGSATSTQSTELAAKWGDPLFTANGFHPVEKYAALVNHYRRRWEEYGRDPRDAVVGSGAGGCYVARTSQEAVARYRPYWEAISPAAARHNNSPFATLEDTIERGTALVGSPAQIVDKIGRYHEAYGHQLQGIGVEGLSDAERRHVLELFASDVIPQVDRRHPSALWSSADTHADADAEAPV; from the coding sequence GTGAAGTTCCTCATCGCCAACCTCATCGCCAACGTCCCGGACCCGCACACCGGCGAGACCACGCCGACGCACCAAAAGCTCCGCGAGGTCGTCGACACCGCCGTCCTCGCCGAGGAACTCGGCTTCGCCGGCTACGGCATCGGCGAACGCCACGGCGGGGTCTCGCTGGCGTCGTCCCCGGCGGTGCTCCTCGCCGCGGTCGCCGAACGGACCTCGCGCATCAAGCTGTTCACCACCCTCACCGTGATCAGCATCTCCGATCCCGTGCGCGTCGCCGAGGACTACGCCACCGTCGACCAACTCTCGCGCGGGCGCCTGCAATTGATGGTCGGGAAGGGGAACGACCCGCGCCACTTCCCGCTGTTCGGGCTCGACGAGGAACGCCAATGGGAGTACCAAGAGGAGAAGTTCCAGCTCCTGCGGCGCCTCTGGTACGAGGAGAACGTCACCTGGAGCGGCAGGTTCCGGTCCCCGCTGACGGACGTGACGACGCTGCCCCGGCCGTACGCCCGCCCCCGCATATGGCACGGCAGCGCGACCAGCACGCAGTCGACCGAACTCGCCGCCAAATGGGGCGACCCGCTCTTCACCGCGAACGGCTTCCACCCCGTCGAGAAGTACGCCGCCCTGGTGAACCACTACCGCCGCCGCTGGGAGGAGTACGGCCGCGACCCCCGCGACGCGGTGGTCGGCTCGGGGGCGGGCGGCTGCTACGTCGCGCGCACGTCACAAGAGGCCGTCGCCCGCTACCGGCCCTACTGGGAGGCCATTTCCCCCGCGGCGGCGCGGCACAACAACTCGCCGTTCGCGACCCTGGAGGACACCATCGAGCGCGGCACCGCGCTGGTGGGCAGCCCCGCACAGATCGTCGACAAGATCGGCCGCTACCACGAGGCGTACGGCCACCAGCTGCAAGGCATCGGCGTGGAGGGCCTGTCCGACGCCGAACGCCGCCACGTCCTGGAGCTGTTCGCGTCCGACGTCATCCCGCAGGTCGACCGTCGGCACCCGTCGGCGCTGTGGTCGTCCGCCGACACACACGCCGACGCCGACGCCGAGGCACCCGTCTGA
- a CDS encoding dipeptide ABC transporter ATP-binding protein — MTLLDLRGLEVAYQARHSAAHRVVHGIDLTVAAGEVVAVVGESGSGKSTTAHAVLGLLPRGGTVTAGQVLFDGRDLLTLTDKELRAVRGAEIGFVPQDPGVSLNPVRRVGDQVAEALRVHGLADPATARARAVELLGEAGLPAPGVRARQYPHELSGGMRQRVLIAIALACRPRLIIADEPTSALDVTVQKGILDHLDTLTREHGIAVLLITHDLGVAADRAQRVVVMSQGRVVESGPGATVLTRPEHPYTRALIAAAPGLDAPAADAPRSGTSGPGAPGPPPDAGAAPVADRLLTVSGLGKAFPLPDGTSVRAVEDVGFHIDRGETYALVGESGSGKSTTARLVLGLERADTGRVDVAGTTVTGLDRTRAGRAELRRLRRRMQIVHQNPYASLDPRMTVADIVAEPLRAFRIGDRASRRARAAHLVDHVALPADVLGRRPAELSGGMRQRVAIARALAPAPDLLVCDEPTSALDVSVQAQILDLLARLQRELRLAVLFISHDLAVVRRVAHRVGVMRDGRLVESGPADAVLREPEHAYTRELLRAVPGRRRADAEAAA; from the coding sequence ATGACCCTGCTCGACCTGCGCGGCCTCGAAGTCGCCTACCAGGCCCGGCACTCCGCCGCCCACCGTGTCGTGCACGGCATCGACCTCACCGTCGCCGCCGGCGAAGTCGTCGCCGTCGTGGGGGAGTCCGGCTCCGGCAAGAGCACCACCGCGCACGCCGTCCTCGGCCTGCTGCCCCGGGGCGGGACGGTGACGGCCGGTCAGGTCCTCTTCGACGGACGCGACCTGCTCACCCTCACCGACAAGGAACTGCGTGCCGTACGCGGCGCCGAGATCGGTTTCGTCCCCCAGGACCCGGGCGTCTCGCTCAACCCCGTGCGCCGCGTCGGCGACCAGGTCGCCGAGGCCCTGCGCGTCCACGGCCTCGCCGACCCCGCCACCGCCCGCGCCCGTGCGGTCGAACTCCTCGGCGAGGCCGGGCTGCCCGCCCCCGGCGTCCGCGCCCGGCAGTACCCGCACGAACTCTCCGGCGGCATGCGGCAACGCGTCCTCATCGCCATCGCGCTCGCCTGCCGCCCCCGGCTGATCATCGCGGACGAGCCCACCAGCGCACTCGACGTCACCGTGCAAAAGGGCATCCTCGACCACCTCGACACGCTCACCCGCGAGCACGGGATCGCCGTGCTGCTCATCACCCACGACCTCGGCGTCGCCGCGGACCGGGCGCAGCGCGTCGTCGTGATGTCGCAGGGCCGCGTCGTCGAGTCCGGCCCCGGCGCCACCGTCCTCACCCGCCCCGAACACCCGTACACACGCGCCCTCATCGCCGCCGCGCCCGGACTCGACGCGCCCGCGGCCGACGCCCCGCGGTCCGGCACCTCCGGCCCCGGCGCCCCGGGACCGCCACCCGACGCGGGGGCGGCGCCCGTCGCCGATCGTCTGCTCACGGTCAGCGGACTCGGCAAGGCCTTCCCCCTCCCGGACGGCACCTCGGTGCGCGCCGTCGAGGACGTCGGGTTCCACATCGACCGCGGCGAGACGTACGCCCTCGTCGGGGAGTCCGGTTCCGGCAAATCGACCACCGCCCGGCTCGTCCTCGGCCTCGAACGCGCCGACACGGGCCGCGTGGACGTCGCCGGGACCACCGTCACCGGCCTGGACCGCACGCGCGCCGGGCGCGCCGAACTGCGCCGCCTGCGCCGCCGGATGCAGATCGTCCACCAGAACCCGTACGCGTCCCTCGACCCCCGCATGACCGTCGCCGACATCGTCGCCGAACCCCTGCGGGCGTTCCGGATCGGGGACCGCGCGTCCCGCCGCGCCCGCGCCGCACACCTCGTCGACCACGTCGCGCTCCCCGCCGACGTCCTCGGCCGGCGCCCCGCCGAACTCTCCGGCGGCATGCGCCAACGCGTCGCGATCGCCAGGGCACTGGCGCCCGCACCCGACCTGCTCGTCTGCGACGAACCGACATCGGCGCTCGACGTGTCCGTCCAGGCGCAAATCCTCGATCTCCTCGCCCGGCTGCAGCGCGAACTCCGTCTCGCGGTGCTGTTCATCTCGCACGACCTGGCCGTCGTCCGCCGCGTCGCGCACCGCGTGGGCGTGATGCGCGACGGGCGGCTCGTCGAATCGGGCCCCGCCGACGCCGTGTTGCGCGAACCCGAGCACGCGTACACGCGGGAACTCCTCCGCGCCGTCCCCGGCCGACGCCGCGCCGACGCCGAGGCCGCCGCCTGA
- a CDS encoding ABC transporter permease translates to MSELLGRPRSHGDAPPPGGSPPEAAPPGTEPAAKPSAPDQAARGTAAAKPPAPGPRFPRLATARALLRFVRTRPGLLLSILVAAFLLVAAVAPGVIAPGDPLTGTPADKLQGPGADHLFGTDQLGRDLFTRVIHGTSLSLRASALAVVVALVPGALLGLAAGFAGGFVDDAVMRLVDVLQAIPRLLLSLAIIVSLGFGTTKVAFAVGLASAAGFARVMRAEVLRVRSEGYVEAAHASGVRPSGVLLRHVLPNAWGPVLVMAALEFGIAIVAVSSLSFLGYGAGPPTPEWGSLVSEGRNFVATAWWLTTFPGLVIAVTVLSANRISRALDTELGDDR, encoded by the coding sequence ATGTCGGAACTCCTCGGCCGACCGCGGTCGCACGGGGACGCCCCGCCCCCCGGCGGGAGCCCGCCCGAGGCCGCGCCGCCCGGCACCGAACCGGCGGCGAAGCCATCGGCACCGGACCAGGCCGCGCGGGGCACGGCCGCGGCGAAGCCCCCCGCCCCGGGACCGCGCTTCCCGCGCCTCGCCACCGCACGCGCCCTGCTGCGCTTCGTCCGCACCCGCCCCGGCCTGCTGCTGTCGATCCTGGTCGCGGCGTTCCTGCTCGTCGCGGCCGTCGCCCCCGGGGTCATCGCCCCCGGCGACCCGCTGACCGGCACCCCGGCGGACAAACTGCAAGGCCCCGGCGCCGACCACCTGTTCGGCACGGACCAACTGGGACGCGACCTGTTCACGCGCGTCATCCACGGCACGTCGCTGTCCCTGCGGGCCTCCGCCCTCGCGGTCGTCGTCGCCCTGGTGCCCGGCGCACTGCTCGGCCTGGCCGCGGGCTTCGCGGGAGGCTTCGTCGACGACGCGGTCATGCGCCTCGTCGACGTCCTCCAGGCGATCCCCCGGCTGCTGCTCTCCCTCGCCATCATCGTCTCGCTCGGCTTCGGCACCACCAAAGTCGCGTTCGCGGTCGGGCTGGCCAGCGCCGCGGGCTTCGCCCGCGTCATGCGCGCCGAAGTCCTGCGCGTGCGGTCCGAGGGGTACGTCGAGGCCGCGCACGCGTCCGGCGTCCGGCCGTCGGGCGTGCTGCTGCGGCACGTCCTGCCGAACGCGTGGGGGCCCGTCCTGGTCATGGCCGCACTGGAGTTCGGCATCGCCATCGTCGCCGTGTCGTCGCTGAGCTTCCTCGGCTACGGAGCCGGGCCGCCGACCCCCGAGTGGGGCTCCCTCGTCTCCGAGGGACGCAACTTCGTCGCCACCGCGTGGTGGCTCACCACGTTCCCGGGCCTGGTCATCGCGGTGACCGTCCTGTCCGCCAACCGGATATCCCGCGCTCTCGACACCGAACTGGGAGACGACCGATGA
- a CDS encoding ABC transporter permease: protein MARYLLRRLLQAVFVLWAAFTLSYLVLFALPSDPVSVKLGGIDSTATPEQIAAVRDKYGVGDPMLVQYGKALRNALRGDFGHSIQTGADVRGTIGDALPETLKLTALALLFTLVLGIGIAVAATYARRNALRQLLLSIPALGISMPGFWVGLLLIHVVSFQWQALPALGNQGFDSLILPAITMALPASAFVAQILAKSMTTVLASPYIDTARAKGVGRARIHFHHALRNASLPALTIFGMLAANLLTEAVVVETVFSRAGLGRVTAFAVESQDIPVVQAVVVLSALVFVLVSLVTDLLYPLLDPRVAVAPARRAG from the coding sequence ATGGCCCGCTACCTCCTGCGGCGCCTGCTCCAGGCGGTGTTCGTCCTGTGGGCGGCGTTCACCCTGTCGTACCTGGTGCTCTTCGCCCTGCCGAGCGACCCCGTCAGCGTCAAGCTCGGCGGGATCGACTCCACCGCGACCCCCGAGCAAATCGCGGCCGTACGCGACAAATACGGCGTCGGCGACCCCATGCTGGTGCAGTACGGGAAGGCGTTGCGCAACGCCCTCCGAGGCGACTTCGGGCACTCCATCCAAACCGGCGCCGATGTGCGGGGGACCATCGGCGACGCCCTGCCGGAAACGCTCAAACTCACCGCCCTCGCCCTGCTGTTCACGCTCGTCCTGGGCATCGGCATCGCGGTGGCCGCAACCTACGCGCGCCGCAACGCACTGCGCCAACTCCTGCTGTCCATCCCGGCGTTGGGTATCTCGATGCCGGGGTTCTGGGTGGGCCTGCTGCTCATCCACGTGGTGTCGTTCCAATGGCAGGCGCTCCCCGCGCTCGGCAACCAGGGCTTCGACAGCCTCATCCTGCCGGCGATCACCATGGCCCTGCCCGCGTCCGCGTTCGTCGCGCAGATCCTCGCGAAGAGCATGACCACGGTACTCGCGTCGCCGTACATCGACACCGCGCGGGCCAAGGGGGTCGGCCGCGCCCGGATCCACTTCCACCACGCGCTGCGCAACGCGAGCCTGCCCGCACTGACGATCTTCGGCATGCTCGCGGCGAACCTGCTCACCGAGGCGGTCGTCGTCGAGACGGTGTTCTCCCGCGCCGGACTCGGGCGTGTCACCGCCTTCGCCGTCGAGAGCCAGGACATCCCCGTCGTCCAGGCCGTCGTGGTGTTGTCCGCGCTGGTGTTCGTGCTGGTCAGCCTCGTGACCGACCTGCTGTATCCGCTGCTCGACCCGCGTGTCGCCGTGGCCCCGGCCCGGCGGGCCGGCTGA
- a CDS encoding ABC transporter substrate-binding protein yields MSASHRFAAVVSASALALTVSACSGAGDTTAPGADAGPPRTGGTLTFALAIDPTCVDPQQYGLNASLNVGRQVVDSLTDQDPATGEIRPWLAESWEVNPQATEFTFHLRPGVTFSDGSPVDAAAVKANFDGVVALGAKAQVASTYLIGYEGSTVVDPTTVRVAFRAPSAQFLQATSTVSLGLLSTATLAKSPDERCQGALVGSGPFVLESYKQNQSVEITKRAGYNWGSSLWGKQGEAYLDKVVYQVIPESGVRAGALESGQVDAISDIQPQDEGRFENGAYTVLTRPNPGLVFSIQPNLARPGLDDESVRQAIQKVVDRPELTQTVLSPKYKAATSVLAAVTPGAVDLTSALAYDPAAAERVLDAAGWRPGSDGIRAKDGHKLSFDVVFAPAFNASQSVLELVQQQAKKSGIELRLRKVTASEAVTVVNGGDYDFLFGNLTRSDPDVLRVSFSTKGANRSHLPVGTPLDNALDQQAQLGDQTARFAQVAEAQRQLVDHGYVIPLFELAQVHGLSAKVHGVILDASSRVNFHDTWVKG; encoded by the coding sequence GTGTCCGCATCGCACCGCTTCGCGGCGGTTGTCTCCGCGTCCGCGCTCGCCTTGACCGTGTCGGCGTGCTCGGGTGCCGGTGACACCACCGCCCCCGGGGCCGACGCCGGGCCGCCGCGCACCGGCGGCACGCTGACCTTCGCGCTCGCCATCGACCCGACGTGCGTCGACCCGCAGCAGTACGGGCTCAACGCCAGTCTCAACGTCGGACGCCAGGTGGTCGACTCGCTGACCGACCAGGACCCGGCCACCGGCGAGATCCGGCCCTGGCTCGCCGAGTCGTGGGAAGTCAACCCCCAGGCCACGGAGTTCACGTTCCACCTGAGACCGGGTGTGACGTTCAGCGACGGCAGCCCCGTGGACGCCGCCGCGGTCAAGGCCAACTTCGACGGTGTCGTGGCGCTGGGCGCCAAGGCCCAGGTCGCGTCGACCTACCTGATCGGGTACGAGGGCTCCACCGTCGTCGACCCCACGACCGTGCGCGTGGCGTTCCGGGCGCCCAGCGCCCAGTTCCTCCAGGCGACGTCCACGGTCTCGCTCGGACTGCTGTCGACCGCGACGCTGGCCAAGTCACCCGACGAGCGGTGCCAAGGGGCGCTCGTGGGCTCGGGGCCGTTCGTGCTGGAGTCGTACAAGCAGAACCAGAGCGTCGAGATCACCAAACGCGCCGGCTACAACTGGGGTTCCTCGCTGTGGGGGAAACAGGGCGAGGCCTACCTCGACAAGGTCGTCTACCAGGTCATACCCGAGTCCGGGGTACGCGCCGGGGCCCTGGAGTCCGGACAGGTCGACGCGATCAGCGACATCCAGCCGCAGGACGAGGGGCGCTTCGAGAACGGCGCGTACACCGTGCTGACCCGCCCCAACCCCGGCCTGGTGTTCAGCATCCAGCCCAACCTCGCCCGGCCCGGCCTGGACGACGAGTCGGTGCGCCAGGCCATCCAAAAGGTCGTCGACCGGCCCGAGTTGACGCAGACCGTGCTGAGCCCGAAGTACAAGGCGGCCACCAGCGTCCTCGCGGCGGTCACCCCCGGCGCCGTCGACCTGACCTCCGCGCTGGCGTACGACCCGGCCGCCGCCGAGCGCGTTCTCGACGCCGCGGGCTGGCGCCCCGGATCGGACGGCATACGCGCCAAGGACGGCCACAAACTCAGCTTCGACGTCGTCTTCGCCCCGGCGTTCAACGCCAGCCAGTCGGTGCTGGAACTCGTCCAGCAGCAGGCCAAGAAGTCGGGCATCGAACTGCGCCTGCGCAAGGTCACGGCGAGTGAGGCGGTCACCGTGGTCAATGGCGGCGACTACGACTTCCTGTTCGGCAACCTGACCCGCTCCGACCCGGACGTCCTGCGCGTGTCGTTCTCCACCAAGGGCGCCAACCGCAGCCACCTGCCCGTCGGCACGCCGCTCGACAACGCACTCGACCAGCAGGCCCAACTCGGCGACCAGACCGCCCGGTTCGCCCAGGTCGCGGAGGCCCAGCGGCAGCTCGTCGACCACGGCTACGTGATCCCGCTGTTCGAACTCGCGCAGGTCCACGGCCTGTCCGCGAAGGTGCACGGCGTGATCCTGGACGCCTCGTCGCGCGTGAACTTCCACGACACCTGGGTGAAGGGCTGA
- a CDS encoding alpha/beta fold hydrolase has translation MTRPRLVLIHGAATTARIWDRVLPHLDDFAVVRPDRPCSGDLGTEVAALADICADAVVAGVSGGATLGLELAARGVPFRAAVLHEPAAGSLAPGLLAPVADALRADGVPGFGRALYGPSWTPADAPQEPGVVHREFAMFRAFEPTPPGPSGPPVLLTVGARSPGPRHAAVAALGRHCGLPWATVPDVSHAVHLDAPRQFAAVIRSHAAGAARG, from the coding sequence ATGACCCGCCCGCGGCTCGTCCTGATCCACGGGGCCGCCACCACCGCGCGGATCTGGGACCGCGTCCTGCCGCATCTCGACGACTTCGCCGTGGTCCGCCCCGACCGGCCGTGCTCGGGCGACCTCGGCACCGAGGTCGCCGCGCTCGCCGACATCTGCGCCGACGCCGTCGTCGCCGGTGTCAGCGGCGGGGCGACCCTCGGCCTCGAACTCGCCGCCCGCGGCGTCCCCTTCCGGGCCGCCGTGCTCCACGAGCCGGCCGCCGGGTCCCTCGCGCCCGGCCTGCTCGCCCCCGTCGCCGACGCGCTGCGCGCCGACGGGGTGCCCGGCTTCGGCCGCGCCCTGTACGGCCCGTCGTGGACGCCGGCCGACGCACCCCAGGAACCGGGGGTGGTGCACAGGGAGTTCGCGATGTTCCGCGCCTTCGAGCCGACGCCGCCCGGCCCGTCCGGCCCGCCGGTGCTGCTCACCGTCGGCGCGCGGTCCCCGGGTCCGCGCCACGCCGCCGTCGCCGCCCTGGGCCGCCACTGCGGCCTGCCGTGGGCCACCGTCCCCGACGTCTCCCACGCGGTCCACCTCGACGCCCCCCGCCAATTCGCGGCCGTGATCCGCTCGCACGCCGCGGGCGCCGCCCGGGGGTAG
- a CDS encoding ring-opening amidohydrolase: MTTAPTNPATVDLVRAATSDPGDLAPVEALRAAGHRLADVLAVVGKTEGNGCVNDFSRTLAAARWEPVLPAETVTIFSGGTEGVLSPHVNLIVADPRDHPGHDRGLVAAVGRTRPLEPAELGREAQLTAVRDLVAALTGSLDLAPDDVALVLVKCPLLTSDRIAAARAAGGEPVTDDTYESMARSRAAAALGIALALGECTEDQAAAALADRDTTRVWSSRASASAGAELTDCHVLVLGTSAAASSPLRAVHGVMRDAIDIDSLRVLFDRVEAERGEVVQVFAKAEADPSGLVRGARHTMLTDSDLHSTRHSRAAVGGLLSALAGTTAVYVSGGAEHQGPAGGGSVTVVYRVPDA, from the coding sequence ATGACCACCGCGCCCACGAACCCCGCCACCGTCGACCTGGTCCGCGCGGCCACGTCCGACCCCGGCGACCTGGCCCCCGTCGAGGCGCTGCGCGCCGCCGGACACCGCCTCGCCGACGTCCTCGCGGTGGTCGGCAAGACCGAAGGCAACGGCTGCGTCAACGACTTCAGCCGCACACTCGCCGCCGCGCGCTGGGAGCCGGTGCTCCCGGCGGAGACCGTCACGATCTTCTCGGGCGGCACCGAAGGCGTCCTCAGCCCGCACGTCAACCTGATCGTCGCCGACCCGCGCGACCACCCCGGCCACGACCGCGGCCTCGTCGCGGCGGTCGGCCGCACACGCCCGCTGGAACCCGCCGAACTGGGCCGCGAAGCCCAGCTCACCGCCGTACGCGACCTGGTCGCCGCGTTGACCGGGAGCCTGGACCTGGCACCCGACGACGTCGCCCTGGTACTCGTCAAATGCCCGCTGCTCACCTCCGACCGCATCGCCGCCGCCCGCGCGGCGGGCGGCGAACCGGTCACGGACGACACGTACGAGTCGATGGCCCGCTCGCGGGCCGCCGCCGCCCTCGGGATCGCCCTCGCCCTCGGCGAATGCACCGAGGACCAGGCCGCCGCGGCCCTCGCGGACCGCGACACCACACGGGTGTGGTCCTCCCGCGCCTCGGCCAGCGCCGGCGCCGAACTCACCGACTGCCACGTGCTGGTGCTCGGCACCAGCGCCGCGGCGAGCAGCCCGCTCCGGGCCGTCCACGGCGTCATGCGCGACGCCATCGACATCGACTCCCTGCGCGTCCTGTTCGACCGGGTGGAGGCCGAACGCGGGGAAGTGGTCCAGGTGTTCGCCAAGGCCGAGGCCGACCCCTCCGGACTGGTCCGCGGCGCTCGGCACACCATGCTCACCGACTCCGACCTGCACTCCACACGGCACAGCAGGGCCGCTGTCGGCGGCCTGCTCTCCGCACTCGCGGGAACCACCGCGGTCTACGTCTCCGGCGGCGCCGAACACCAGGGGCCCGCCGGCGGCGGCAGCGTCACCGTCGTCTACCGGGTCCCGGACGCATGA